The segment CTCCCTGTGATTACTTCCAGCATAACAATCCCAAATCTGTAAATGTCAACTTTTACGGTGATTCTCGAGTGTTGCCACTCATGAGCCAAGTACCCCAATGTGCCTCTCATCTGGGTCACCACTTGGCTCTTATCTCTGTTAATCAACTTTGACAGCCCAAAATCAGATATTTTTGCATTGAAGCTATCGTCCAGGAGAATGTTTTGGGGCTTCACATCTAAATGAGCAATCCTTTGTCGGCAATCATCGTGAATATATGCTAAGCCCTTAGTTATATCTAGGAAAATCTTCTTCCTTGTTTTCTAATCAAGACAGAAGCTACTGTTTTCGTGGAAGATCCATTTGTCCAACGACCCTCTACTCATATATTCATAAACTAAAACCTTGTTGCGCTTATCAATACAAAAATTGATTAGCTTCACCAAGTTCACATGGTGTATGTTCCCAATGTTGTCCACTTCCGCTAGAAACTCATCGATACCTTGTCTGGTGTTTTCAAGCAGCTTTATTACAACCATTGTTCCATTCTTTAAAACCCCTTTATAAACCATTCCGAAGCCTCCTCCTATCCTTTCAGTAAACTTGGCTGTTGCAAAAGACAACTCATTGTAGGAAAAACTTGTTAGAGGTCCTGAGATAAGTGACTTAAGATGTTTCCGTTGTTTGCCTACAcatttcatcttcttcaacaGCATGAAGCATATAGCGACAAGAAAAGTCATGGTTAGCAGAAAGGAATATATAGCTAATGGGATTTTGTACCAAGAATGAGAGCGAATGATAGATGATCACCTAGAGGAACCATTAAACTTCCAAAAAGGAACCGTTATGTATGACGATAAATAATACCCATCTTTATGTGGATTTCCCATGATTAAGAGTATCTCAGTGTGGGAAAGTAAAGAACAATATCCGTTACCGCTTGACGTCATTTCCTGAGAAGCAAAGAAGGCAGCTTTGCAAGATGGATTGTGGTGACAGGCTTGCTTGCAACTTTTTTCAGTGTATAACTAACGACTAGATGCCAATATATTAAAGGTACTGAAATAGGCAAGACTCCTAAAATAAATCATTTCATAGTGAATTGTCATACCCTGAAATAATATTGGGGGGTTGATTTCTCGACAACAAAGATTAAGATACTGGTAATTTATCAGGGCAAAGCAGCCTTTGCCATTTGGTCCGATAGGACAACTGCAGGTACCCCATTTGCAAACCCCAAGTCTGCCACACCTGAGTGGAATCCAGCATTCGCCTGATTTATTCGCCCAATAGAAAATACTTCCCCATTGACCTTCAGGGTTGCACCCATATATCCTAAGACCCCCATCAGCATCCAATCTCAGGAACAAAATAGTTGTATATGTTGAGCTTGAATTCACAACATCGAGTTGCAGTTTTACCACTGTATCCTTTGATTGGTAATAAAATTCAATCCCTCCCATTGTGAACTGAACATATTTCAGAGAAAGATCCTCAGTCGCCTTTGGTATTGCAGAGAAAAGTTCATCTGCCCTAGGAGGTTCAATAGTTAGATATTAGGTTGGTTCTTCACCCACTAGGGATGCAACCATGCCATGAGAATTCAGAGAAAGGTAAAATAAGCTTTGATTGTCATGGATTGAAGTGGTTCTTGAAGTAATCTAGTGGTTTGCCCATAGTACTTGGCCTAATAGAAGAGTGTCAATAGGATACTGGGAAGATTCCCAAACGAGTGAGTTGgaaaatttagtaaattaataataatgagttaagtttgaatttagaaatatttttcttaaaaagaattatgtgaattaaaagaatttattaggtcaaatggGTCAAACAAGAGGTATCAAGACCTCAAATCTATAAACCGagacataaatatttttagaaatatttatggagtgttatgagttagtattaaagtttcgttaggaaattttaatgttttgatagttaattaattaaaaagaactaaattgtaaaaggtgcaaaacttgtaaAAGTGATTAAATAGATTAAGTGTCTAATAAGGAGGGATTTATAAAGCAATCAGACCCAAATTAAATGGTCTGGACGGTTTGGGGCATGAAATAAGTAAGAAAATAATGTGAAAaaggggtaaaattggaaataACCTAAAATTCATTAGttaaaaggatttaattgaaaataatttttttattcagATAAAAATGCCATAGCAGACCTTCTAagctttttttttcatatttttgcaccatttGAGTtcaattatttctttttatttgtaatttttatgtttttgtgacttttacaattagatccacttattgaattcattagtttttgattctatgggtGAAATTGAAAGTTACCGTGGTTGAGTTCTGGAATTTTATAAGGAATAACCATGaattttaagctttaattttgttatttgatgattttattaagtgattttaatagaaattgatttttaggacttaattgtgaaaaagataAGAATTAGGATTTTGTACTGAAATTTTGAATACCAAAGGTTATGTagtagtttagaatgatggaataaagtGTTTATTGAGAAAGATTagctcaattgatgggttaattgattaggaactaaattgtaaaaatagtaaaatttaggttaaaagtgtaatttcaaaaatttaaaaggcaTAAATTTTGAAATGAATTAGGATTGAATTAGATGCTAATGAATGAAAAATTTTACATTATAGGTCGAGAATTCGAAGAcaaacgaggaaaagagaaaatttccAATTAGCCCCTGATTTCCTACAACTTCTACAAATtggccaggtaagttcatatggctaaatttgTATGTTCAATTGTTAATTTAGGATCGATAAAATAGTTACAATTAATATTTGTATTATTGAATTATGATAAATAAACGATGTGAAAATCgaattgaaagttcaaattaAGGGAAACGCAGGATTGAATACGTTCATTCAGTGATTAgtgatgaattgacggttaaGACCATGGTTAAACCATGGCAAAGGGTGAAGTGCAAGACCATAGCAAACTATGGCATAGTGTGAAAGACCATAACCAGGTTATGGCACAGTGAAAgtgtgtaacgcccctaacccgaatccgtcaccggaaaagagttacggagcattaccgaattaccgattcatttatcagatttttcattaatccgatatcttttcttttccacgttcaagtctcgtattcaagtcatccggatctttataaagaaatttgatcgtcgttttcatttatttcatgttaaaaTACATTCagctaatgctctaaacaaaattatcattttacccctaaacttttaattaatgacgatttcatcctaaggttaaaataaaataaaattgttgcaatttaatccttatttccagccgttattctcacacaaattgataacaacctatgaattctataaaatgtcataattttccataatttcaacacttttcaatttaatccttaaaacatgtttttccctgatcttgagctaaattaataatttcattcaattttgtaatttaaataataaaataatccatttcatgcaaattggtcatttttaacttttttttacaaaattgcccatacaattttacttttattcaatttagtccatgagcctaaaacatacaaattagccatgctagctgaatattcatacatattttcctcctcctcctctccattccacatccttaatttatataacatgcaacaagtaacattatcaataatttcactatttacttatgtatattcaaaactgtccatttgcgtcatagtcactaaattatttatatcttaagctacagaactagaaattaagatccgctaattttccctaaaactagacttacttatctaATTACcagaaaatttttagaatttttggtttagccaataagtacagtttattctttaaagttgccctGTTCTCGCTGTCCTACGCTTCCGaaccttcttcactaagaattaattatctcatcgcatttagattcagatgatgttcctgctatttctattgaaaatagactctttaaggattttaaacatataaatttaatcccttaattatttttctccaatttttttatgattttccaaagtcagaacaagggaacccgaaatcattctgatattgtctcacaaaacttattatatctcatgatttacaattccattgcttacaccgtttcttctgtaagaaactagactcaataagctttaatttcatattttattcatcctctaattatatttctaaaatttttggagatttttcaaaattagactattgctgctgtccaaaactgttttagtgcaaaatgttaattttcattttgccccaaatttcacagttcatacaattcagtccttacttaattaacccctcaattaaactaattttctcaattaatacttttcctagacattataagttatttcataactattgaaattcagaatttccacataaaactctaacttcaaactcttttacaatttaggtcccaaacattcactttctattcaattctttcaataaaatcagcatataaacaatttaaagctctaattctatgtcaaatcatcatattcttccagcacatattcatagaaactttcaatttctt is part of the Gossypium arboreum isolate Shixiya-1 chromosome 5, ASM2569848v2, whole genome shotgun sequence genome and harbors:
- the LOC108451257 gene encoding G-type lectin S-receptor-like serine/threonine-protein kinase SD2-5, which produces MTFLVAICFMLLKKMKCVGKQRKHLKSLISGPLTSFSYNELSFATAKFTERIGGGFGMVYKGVLKNGTMVVIKLLENTRQGIDEFLAEVDNIGNIHHVNLVKLINFCIDKRNKKTRKKIFLDITKGLAYIHDDCRQRIAHLDVKPQNILLDDSFNAKISDFGLSKLINRDKSQVVTQMRGTLGYLAHEWQHSRITVKVDIYRFGIVMLEVITGRMVLDYSQPDSDVCLLKLVKKK